The following are from one region of the Roseobacter fucihabitans genome:
- a CDS encoding 3-hydroxybutyrate dehydrogenase, which yields MAYEISLSGKTAVITGSNSGIGLGIAWELARAGADIVLNSFTDAAEDHALAKEMAQETGVNVRYIQADMSKGDQCRRLIEDAGKCDILVNNAGIQHVAAIPDFPVEKWDAIIAINMSSAFHTTAIALPMMRAAGWGRVINIASAHGLTASPYKSAYIAAKHGVVGLTKTTALETAKEPITANAICPGYVLTPIVEKQIPDTMKEYDMTREEVIENVMLTRQPSKEFATVEQMGGTATFLCSDAAAQITGTTISVDGGWTAL from the coding sequence ATGGCATATGAGATTTCATTGAGCGGAAAAACCGCCGTCATCACCGGATCAAACTCCGGGATCGGGTTGGGCATTGCCTGGGAGTTGGCCCGCGCGGGGGCCGATATCGTGCTCAATTCCTTCACCGATGCCGCAGAGGATCACGCGCTCGCCAAGGAAATGGCGCAGGAAACCGGTGTCAACGTTCGCTACATTCAGGCCGATATGTCCAAGGGCGATCAATGTCGCCGCCTGATCGAGGATGCGGGCAAATGCGACATTCTGGTGAATAACGCCGGTATTCAGCACGTGGCCGCGATCCCCGATTTCCCGGTGGAAAAATGGGACGCGATCATCGCAATCAATATGTCCTCGGCGTTTCATACCACCGCCATCGCCTTGCCGATGATGCGTGCGGCCGGGTGGGGGCGGGTGATCAATATTGCCTCCGCGCATGGGTTGACGGCTTCGCCCTATAAATCCGCCTATATCGCAGCCAAGCACGGGGTGGTCGGGCTGACCAAAACCACCGCGCTTGAGACCGCCAAGGAGCCGATCACCGCCAATGCGATCTGTCCAGGTTATGTATTGACGCCGATTGTGGAAAAGCAGATCCCCGATACGATGAAGGAATATGACATGACCCGCGAGGAGGTCATCGAGAACGTCATGCTGACGCGCCAGCCCTCCAAGGAATTCGCCACGGTGGAGCAGATGGGCGGCACGGCGACGTTTCTGTGCTCGGATGCTGCGGCGCAGATCACTGGTACGACAATCAGCGTAGATGGCGGCTGGACGGCCTTGTAA